A portion of the Fervidobacterium gondwanense DSM 13020 genome contains these proteins:
- the cmr4 gene encoding type III-B CRISPR module RAMP protein Cmr4 codes for MENQVARKLIVTMYAESQLHAGKGMDVGIVDLPIQRERTTAFPIIQGVKGALRANLKLDNEEEIFGSDNTKSQGDETKPGKVAFSEAKILLFPVRHIEKLFVWVTSPLALIRFLKELENKRELIKKLETLKIAEDEAIVLQEAGEILLEDFQFKTKQDDVVKEIAEIITRNVATVDYIKKKLETDIVIVDDNRFSAICQMMTEVIPRIAIDKQTGTVKSGALWYEEYLPQDTVMYFVARETIFSNKNPNDQILETLQKAIDRAVITIGGKETVGKGLVALKVVNEQ; via the coding sequence ATGGAAAATCAAGTAGCGAGAAAACTGATTGTAACGATGTATGCTGAATCACAACTACATGCAGGTAAAGGTATGGATGTTGGAATTGTTGATTTGCCAATTCAAAGAGAAAGAACCACAGCATTTCCTATCATTCAAGGAGTAAAAGGTGCCCTTAGAGCAAACCTGAAGCTTGATAATGAAGAAGAGATTTTCGGGAGTGACAATACTAAAAGTCAAGGTGATGAAACAAAACCGGGAAAAGTAGCTTTCTCTGAAGCAAAAATCCTGCTATTTCCAGTCAGGCATATTGAAAAGCTATTCGTATGGGTTACATCTCCTTTAGCACTAATAAGATTCTTAAAGGAATTAGAAAACAAAAGAGAACTTATCAAGAAATTAGAAACTCTAAAAATAGCAGAAGACGAAGCGATAGTTTTACAAGAAGCTGGAGAAATACTCTTAGAAGACTTTCAGTTTAAAACAAAACAAGATGATGTTGTAAAGGAAATTGCCGAAATAATAACCAGAAATGTGGCGACTGTTGATTACATCAAGAAGAAACTGGAAACTGACATAGTAATAGTTGATGATAACAGATTCTCGGCGATTTGTCAGATGATGACAGAAGTTATTCCAAGAATAGCGATAGACAAACAAACAGGCACGGTCAAAAGCGGAGCACTTTGGTATGAGGAGTATTTACCGCAAGACACGGTAATGTATTTTGTAGCAAGAGAAACAATATTCTCAAACAAAAATCCCAACGACCAGATTCTTGAAACATTGCAAAAAGCCATTGA
- the cmr3 gene encoding type III-B CRISPR module-associated protein Cmr3, with protein MKLYAIYFEPEDWLAFREIRRFGAGSAAKSTFPSPLTFYGAIRTALMKLYGIQLSYHKKPDLGKYQELLGDDNSPGKIKLFGPFIYSEESGKRKHYFPAPKNVYVKSKKYKVMKLLEYETRVGEHIFKGLPWIPEVKDVDAPDKSFIELNELEKLQHNEEFQLENPENYVVETKLGIALDDDKKTKEGMLYALSIYRFKNGGFFMLTDSEETKNEIEKLDGVFLGAKQRWARVFVEELETTVFDEPNFENIAAMLITPAIYDGGIVPKDLKFGNAEILTVAGGRKMGISGWDYMNGRPKTLHHAVSPGTVYYLSHKPSLRDSVSNKSKLNLFGFGKCIYIPYETKKI; from the coding sequence ATGAAATTATATGCTATTTATTTCGAACCTGAAGATTGGTTAGCTTTTAGAGAAATAAGAAGATTCGGAGCAGGAAGTGCCGCAAAATCAACGTTTCCATCTCCACTAACGTTCTATGGTGCTATAAGAACAGCTTTAATGAAGTTATACGGCATACAACTTAGCTATCATAAAAAGCCAGACTTAGGAAAATATCAAGAACTTTTGGGAGATGACAACAGCCCTGGGAAAATCAAACTCTTCGGTCCGTTCATATACTCAGAAGAAAGTGGAAAAAGAAAGCACTACTTTCCAGCACCAAAAAATGTCTATGTTAAGAGTAAAAAGTACAAAGTGATGAAATTGCTTGAATATGAAACACGAGTAGGTGAACATATCTTCAAAGGACTACCTTGGATTCCTGAAGTAAAAGATGTAGATGCTCCGGATAAATCTTTTATAGAACTCAATGAGCTCGAAAAATTGCAGCACAACGAAGAGTTTCAATTAGAAAATCCTGAAAACTACGTTGTCGAAACAAAATTGGGAATAGCTCTTGATGATGACAAGAAAACAAAAGAAGGTATGCTTTACGCACTATCAATTTACAGATTCAAAAACGGTGGATTTTTCATGCTTACAGATAGTGAAGAAACAAAAAACGAGATAGAAAAACTTGACGGTGTTTTCCTTGGTGCAAAACAACGTTGGGCAAGAGTCTTTGTTGAAGAGTTGGAAACGACCGTATTCGATGAACCTAACTTCGAGAACATTGCGGCAATGCTCATTACTCCTGCAATTTACGATGGTGGAATTGTTCCAAAAGATTTGAAATTTGGAAACGCAGAGATACTGACCGTTGCAGGTGGAAGGAAAATGGGTATATCGGGTTGGGACTACATGAACGGAAGACCAAAAACGTTACATCATGCGGTAAGTCCAGGAACAGTTTACTATCTTAGCCATAAACCATCATTAAGAGATTCCGTATCAAATAAAAGTAAGCTCAATCTATTCGGTTTTGGAAAATGTATTTACATACCATATGAAACTAAGAAAATCTGA